In one Roseburia intestinalis L1-82 genomic region, the following are encoded:
- a CDS encoding rhomboid family intramembrane serine protease, with protein sequence MGNGGKKIRLSFNSPVILGFTLACFIVLILDKVTGSASTRAFFSVYRSSLASPFTYIRFFGHVLGHASWDHFFGNIMMLLVVGPLLEEKYGSANILFVILATALVTGVINFIFFPHVQLLGASGVVFAFILLASLTSIEEEKIPLTFILVALIYIGQQVYDGIFIRDNVSNLTHILGGIVGSGLGYVMNKNKMNRY encoded by the coding sequence ATGGGTAACGGTGGTAAAAAGATACGGCTGTCATTTAACTCTCCGGTTATTTTGGGATTTACGCTTGCCTGTTTTATCGTACTGATTTTAGATAAAGTAACAGGCAGTGCATCCACGCGTGCATTTTTCAGTGTCTACCGGTCATCGTTAGCAAGTCCGTTCACATACATCCGGTTTTTCGGACATGTGTTAGGACATGCCAGCTGGGATCATTTCTTTGGAAATATTATGATGTTACTGGTTGTAGGACCGCTTTTGGAAGAAAAATACGGTTCGGCAAATATTCTCTTTGTGATTTTAGCGACAGCGCTGGTAACGGGTGTGATCAATTTCATATTTTTCCCACATGTCCAGCTCCTTGGGGCAAGCGGTGTTGTATTTGCGTTCATATTACTCGCATCTTTAACAAGTATTGAGGAGGAAAAAATCCCGCTGACCTTTATTCTGGTTGCGCTGATCTATATCGGGCAGCAGGTGTATGATGGTATCTTTATCAGGGATAACGTCTCGAATCTGACACATATATTGGGAGGCATTGTCGGGTCAGGCCTTGGCTATGTGATGAACAAAAACAAAATGAACAGATATTGA
- a CDS encoding toxic anion resistance protein — protein sequence MGLDFSKTTTAAAPAATVVPDTKDEIAVVEQYDIVADREKMNSELVNSDEVDRIVSTIEVNNLETIVTFGAEVAEEISKASDVVLNSMNMSQLDDTSEMLKTLAKIMDQFDIDEIRENPGLFGKLFGNMKKQLDKILAKYHTMGEEVDKIYVQLKGYESEIKQSNRKLNTMFEANVNYYHELVKYILAGEQACKEIEDYIAKRQQDMAATGDESIQFELTSLNQALMMMEQRTQDLRTAENVAMQSIPMIKTMEFSNYNLVRKINSAFIVTLPVFKQALAQAILLKRQRIQAEAMSALDKKTNEMLIKNAQNTVEVSKATAKMASGSSIQIETLETTWRTITSGIEETKRIQEDCRKKRVEDQARLEAIKADFNRQYHMPPANK from the coding sequence ATGGGACTTGATTTTAGCAAAACAACGACTGCGGCAGCACCTGCAGCCACAGTGGTACCGGACACAAAAGATGAGATCGCTGTTGTGGAACAGTATGACATTGTTGCCGACAGGGAAAAAATGAATTCAGAACTGGTCAATTCGGATGAGGTTGACCGGATCGTCAGTACGATTGAGGTCAACAATCTTGAGACAATCGTCACATTTGGAGCGGAGGTTGCAGAAGAAATTTCGAAAGCATCGGATGTCGTGTTAAACAGCATGAATATGTCACAGCTTGATGATACCAGCGAAATGTTAAAAACATTGGCAAAGATCATGGATCAGTTTGATATTGACGAGATCAGGGAAAATCCGGGACTGTTTGGAAAATTATTTGGAAATATGAAAAAACAGCTCGACAAGATCCTTGCAAAATATCACACGATGGGCGAGGAAGTCGACAAGATCTATGTTCAGCTCAAAGGCTATGAATCAGAGATCAAACAGTCAAACCGTAAATTAAATACGATGTTTGAGGCAAATGTAAATTATTATCATGAACTTGTGAAATACATTCTTGCCGGAGAGCAGGCATGTAAAGAGATTGAAGATTACATTGCAAAGAGACAGCAGGATATGGCGGCTACCGGAGACGAGTCGATCCAGTTTGAACTTACCAGCTTAAATCAGGCACTGATGATGATGGAACAGCGTACACAGGATCTTCGGACAGCAGAAAACGTTGCAATGCAGTCCATTCCGATGATCAAAACGATGGAGTTCAGCAACTATAATTTGGTCAGAAAAATTAACTCCGCATTTATTGTAACACTTCCGGTATTCAAACAGGCACTTGCACAGGCAATTCTGCTGAAACGCCAGCGCATTCAGGCAGAAGCAATGTCTGCTCTGGATAAGAAGACCAACGAGATGCTGATTAAAAATGCACAGAATACTGTGGAAGTTTCCAAGGCTACCGCTAAGATGGCATCCGGAAGCTCAATCCAGATTGAAACACTTGAGACGACCTGGAGAACGATTACCAGTGGTATTGAAGAAACGAAAAGAATTCAGGAAGACTGCAGAAAGAAACGTGTGGAAGATCAGGCAAGACTTGAGGCGATCAAGGCGGATTTCAACAGACAGTATCATATGCCGCCGGCAAACAAGTAA
- a CDS encoding cysteine protease StiP family protein, with amino-acid sequence MRSSYSDEDVILLLKDITGMVQPQPTEEREKLIQAGKHYSEMLPVEYVPTEKYMQVYREALKNYAKPVALAVGRLADKIVEKKGQDIVLVSLARAGIPIGILVKRYIAKKYQVNVPHYSISIIRGRGIDDNAMKYLLSRYEPGQLLFVDGWIGKGAILNELKKDLAQYEGVSSDIAVIADPANVTELCGTHDDILIPSSCLNSTVSGLISRTFLRSDIIRKDDFHGAVYYGELKDSDLSYEFIHTIENEFEMDVEKENKCVESSGIDEVKQIAKTFDIDDINLIKPGIGEATRVLLRRVPWKILIDERYKGDPQLGHLVRLAEEKNVSIQYYPMKHYKCCGIIKKMSDI; translated from the coding sequence ATGAGAAGTTCATACAGCGATGAGGATGTGATCCTTTTACTAAAAGATATCACCGGCATGGTGCAGCCACAGCCGACCGAAGAGAGAGAAAAACTGATACAGGCGGGAAAACATTACAGTGAAATGCTGCCGGTCGAATATGTCCCGACAGAAAAATATATGCAGGTGTACCGGGAAGCGTTGAAAAATTATGCAAAACCGGTAGCACTTGCTGTCGGAAGACTTGCAGATAAGATCGTTGAAAAAAAGGGACAGGACATTGTGCTCGTCTCACTGGCTCGCGCCGGTATTCCAATCGGAATTTTAGTCAAAAGATATATTGCAAAAAAATATCAGGTCAATGTACCGCATTATTCCATTTCCATTATCCGCGGCAGAGGGATTGATGACAATGCGATGAAATATCTGTTAAGCCGGTATGAACCGGGACAGTTATTGTTCGTGGACGGATGGATCGGAAAGGGCGCGATTTTAAATGAATTAAAAAAGGATCTTGCGCAGTATGAAGGTGTGTCATCCGATATCGCAGTCATAGCAGATCCTGCTAATGTGACAGAACTGTGTGGCACGCACGATGATATTTTAATACCGAGTTCCTGTCTTAACAGCACTGTGTCAGGACTGATCAGCAGGACATTCTTAAGGAGTGATATCATTAGAAAAGATGATTTCCACGGAGCCGTTTATTATGGAGAATTAAAAGATTCGGATCTGTCCTATGAATTTATCCATACGATCGAGAACGAGTTTGAGATGGATGTGGAAAAAGAAAATAAGTGTGTGGAAAGCTCTGGTATTGACGAGGTAAAACAGATTGCAAAGACATTTGATATTGATGATATCAATCTGATCAAACCGGGAATCGGAGAGGCGACAAGAGTATTGCTGCGAAGAGTTCCATGGAAGATCCTGATTGATGAGAGGTACAAGGGAGATCCTCAGCTTGGACATCTGGTGAGATTAGCTGAGGAAAAAAATGTGTCGATCCAGTATTATCCGATGAAACATTATAAATGCTGCGGTATCATTAAAAAAATGTCAGATATATAA
- a CDS encoding TerD family protein gives MPINLSKGQKVDLTKGNPGLKNIMVGLGWDVNAFDSGVDFDLDAAAFMLGADGKCPTDKEFVFYGNLAHPSESVKHMGDNLTGEGEGDDEQIQIDLSKVPANIERIAFTVTIYEAEARRQNFGQVSNSFIRLVDETTGKEMIRYDLGEDFSIETAVVVGELYRHNGEWKFNAIGSGFQGGLAALCGHYGIEVA, from the coding sequence ATGCCAATTAATTTATCAAAAGGACAGAAAGTAGATTTAACAAAAGGAAATCCGGGACTGAAAAATATCATGGTTGGTCTTGGCTGGGATGTCAATGCATTTGATTCCGGTGTAGATTTTGACCTGGATGCAGCAGCATTTATGCTGGGAGCAGATGGAAAGTGCCCGACAGACAAAGAATTTGTATTTTATGGAAATCTGGCTCATCCGAGCGAGTCTGTAAAACATATGGGCGATAACTTAACCGGAGAGGGAGAAGGCGATGACGAGCAGATCCAGATCGATCTTTCCAAAGTACCGGCAAACATTGAGAGAATTGCATTTACCGTAACGATCTATGAGGCGGAGGCAAGACGCCAGAATTTTGGACAGGTATCTAATTCTTTCATTCGTCTGGTGGATGAGACAACCGGAAAAGAAATGATCCGCTATGACTTAGGAGAGGATTTCTCCATTGAGACAGCAGTCGTTGTCGGTGAATTATACAGACATAACGGCGAATGGAAATTTAATGCGATCGGAAGCGGCTTCCAGGGCGGACTCGCAGCACTTTGCGGACACTATGGAATTGAAGTGGCATAA
- a CDS encoding HpcH/HpaI aldolase/citrate lyase family protein, with amino-acid sequence MKNDMIYYSVGALLYCPANKKTIADSVIHEKFGTKYSLALCLEDTINDNYVTEAEQDLISSIHQIFESFQDHPFYLPKIFIRVRNAGQIERLTKAFGESIKVITGYIIPKFTADNASSYIEEMIRANEQASRKLYMMPIYESSSIIDLRHRIDILYDLKDRLSHVEDLVLNIRVGGNDLCHMFGFRRHCDESIHRIRPVADIFSDIITVYGMDYVVSGPVWEYYSGYNWENGLIQELKDDKLCGFTGKTVIHPNQISVVNKVYQVTRSDFNDAKAILNWDKKSDSLVSGNLAGERMNEYKTHHNWAEKILFLAEVFGITD; translated from the coding sequence TTGAAAAACGATATGATTTATTACAGTGTCGGTGCACTGCTCTATTGTCCCGCCAATAAAAAAACGATTGCCGACTCTGTGATTCATGAAAAATTTGGAACTAAATATTCTCTGGCTTTATGCCTTGAAGATACGATCAATGACAACTATGTGACAGAAGCAGAGCAGGATCTTATCTCTTCCATCCATCAGATATTTGAAAGTTTTCAGGATCATCCTTTTTACCTTCCGAAAATCTTTATCCGTGTCCGCAATGCCGGCCAGATTGAACGTTTAACGAAGGCTTTTGGGGAAAGCATAAAGGTGATCACCGGTTATATCATACCGAAATTTACTGCTGACAACGCCAGCTCTTATATAGAAGAAATGATCCGGGCTAACGAACAGGCTTCCAGGAAATTATATATGATGCCGATCTATGAGAGTTCTTCTATCATTGACCTGCGGCACCGTATCGATATCCTGTATGATCTGAAAGACAGGCTTTCCCATGTGGAAGATCTCGTTTTAAATATCCGTGTCGGAGGAAATGATCTGTGTCACATGTTTGGATTCCGCCGTCATTGTGACGAGTCCATTCACCGGATCAGACCTGTCGCTGATATTTTTTCTGATATCATAACTGTTTACGGCATGGACTACGTCGTTTCCGGACCGGTATGGGAATATTATTCCGGGTATAATTGGGAAAATGGCCTGATTCAGGAACTAAAAGATGATAAACTCTGCGGCTTTACCGGAAAAACAGTCATTCATCCAAATCAGATTTCTGTCGTAAACAAAGTTTATCAGGTTACAAGATCAGATTTTAACGATGCAAAAGCAATTTTAAACTGGGATAAAAAATCAGACTCGCTTGTCTCCGGAAATCTTGCGGGTGAACGCATGAACGAATACAAAACCCACCATAACTGGGCAGAAAAAATCTTATTTCTTGCAGAGGTCTTTGGCATAACAGACTAA
- a CDS encoding TerD family protein, whose product MSISLQKGQKVSLSKDNAGLSKIIVGLGWDEVQQYSSGGGFLSALFGGGSKQQPIDCDASALMLKNGKLVDKSDIVYFGNLHHKSGTVNHQGDNLTGAGDGDDEQIVIDLAKVPQEYDKIVIVVNIYQAVQRHQHFGMIENAFIRLVDARNNNEMCKYNLTENYSGMTAMIFGEVYRHNGEWKFSAVGQGTNDPGLGELSRRFV is encoded by the coding sequence ATGTCAATTAGTTTACAGAAAGGACAGAAGGTCAGTCTGTCAAAAGATAACGCAGGATTGTCAAAGATTATTGTCGGTCTTGGATGGGATGAAGTGCAGCAGTATTCATCCGGAGGTGGATTCTTAAGTGCTTTATTCGGGGGCGGATCAAAGCAGCAGCCGATCGACTGTGATGCATCCGCACTGATGTTAAAGAATGGAAAACTGGTGGATAAATCAGACATCGTTTATTTTGGTAATTTGCACCATAAATCAGGTACCGTAAATCATCAGGGAGACAACCTGACAGGAGCCGGTGATGGAGATGACGAGCAGATCGTGATCGACCTTGCAAAAGTACCACAGGAGTATGACAAAATCGTAATCGTTGTAAATATTTATCAGGCGGTTCAGAGACATCAGCATTTTGGCATGATTGAGAATGCATTCATCCGTTTAGTTGATGCAAGAAACAATAATGAAATGTGCAAGTACAACCTGACTGAAAATTATTCCGGTATGACGGCAATGATATTTGGAGAAGTGTACAGACATAACGGAGAATGGAAGTTTAGCGCTGTTGGCCAGGGTACAAATGACCCGGGACTGGGAGAACTGAGCAGAAGATTTGTATAA
- a CDS encoding YceG family protein — protein sequence MLEHKKIRSLDDYFVDLNGRQSREVYFYRINGYTEKIGDFIKKYYDTARRAGVVIEGKIPNPDEKNLAYYSEIMGMDFQMDPSFISNGLKKWLPRMNDLQRQNVADSIYDSLDTMRRNGKTENMLKNAYIKFMCWLYYKFERIVNQLGANELPKILYEGDISNYELMLISILSNAGSDVVLLQYHGDAGYLKSDPASVLSDDLQMERMTAFPEGYCLKKVREAIQNDFEKERLYGSLPSVNNCTNAWIDGKGFEDIKKSVLTRGTDPRFFYNCFYRINGAEDKLTYANELFQLQLELKNAGRKMVIVNGEIERPTPDEIAEIRRRNYAKTDQLIMDLSTNIKYPANLELQKIMHKTFVDILLAESGKEGDNLNRLTSKAVYLLCWLKRYLPFLFSNWKMPEIGCFIHMGGCQNENEALFLRFLARLPVDVVILCPNRNIPCQLTDPLLYELNYEESLTMDRYPEESSQVKMGTVAYHAERELDTLMYQDTGMYRNMQYGKANIISLQTMYEEIKILWDQELKYRPDFSVVDGVVNIPVIFAKVSGVKDGHTAGYWTSVKELVTEDTVVIKRAPYIEPMAPNPMKMYAAEFFKNGKLQRNKIKAHPKYPYGILREDIQEMILDKMQLLIDQKRIKGIGENGMEYTVIAQVLNLPKDIVRLIQKFDLTQKNPKLIYINTSETVISLEDSILTVFLHLMGFDIVFFVPTGYQSIEKYFNGQLMEEHQIGEYKYDLQVPDLNSISFNNTRHTWRDKFFKRGN from the coding sequence ATGTTAGAACACAAAAAGATTCGCAGCCTTGATGATTACTTTGTCGATCTAAACGGAAGACAGAGCAGAGAGGTGTATTTTTACCGGATCAATGGATACACGGAAAAAATCGGGGACTTTATAAAAAAATATTATGATACGGCAAGAAGAGCGGGTGTGGTGATCGAGGGAAAGATCCCAAATCCCGATGAGAAGAACCTTGCGTATTATTCTGAGATCATGGGGATGGATTTTCAGATGGATCCGTCATTTATATCGAATGGTTTAAAAAAATGGCTTCCGCGCATGAACGATCTGCAAAGACAGAATGTGGCAGATTCGATCTATGACTCGCTTGATACCATGAGGCGGAATGGAAAAACAGAAAATATGTTGAAAAATGCATATATTAAGTTTATGTGCTGGCTGTACTACAAATTTGAACGGATTGTAAACCAGCTTGGGGCAAATGAACTGCCCAAGATCCTTTATGAGGGGGATATCAGTAATTACGAACTGATGCTGATATCGATCCTGTCCAATGCCGGGAGTGATGTGGTGCTGCTGCAGTATCATGGTGATGCCGGATATCTGAAATCAGATCCCGCTTCCGTTTTATCAGATGATCTGCAAATGGAGAGGATGACAGCTTTCCCGGAAGGATATTGCTTAAAGAAAGTCCGGGAGGCAATACAAAATGATTTTGAAAAGGAACGGCTGTATGGAAGTCTGCCTTCTGTCAATAACTGTACCAATGCATGGATTGATGGAAAAGGATTTGAAGATATCAAAAAGAGTGTGTTGACCAGAGGAACAGATCCCCGCTTCTTTTATAACTGTTTTTACCGGATCAACGGTGCAGAGGACAAGCTGACATATGCGAACGAATTGTTTCAGCTGCAGCTTGAACTGAAAAATGCCGGGCGGAAGATGGTGATCGTAAACGGGGAGATCGAAAGACCGACACCGGATGAAATCGCAGAGATCCGGCGCAGAAATTATGCAAAAACAGATCAGCTTATCATGGATCTTTCCACGAATATAAAGTATCCGGCAAATTTAGAATTGCAAAAGATCATGCACAAAACATTTGTGGATATTCTTCTTGCAGAATCAGGCAAAGAAGGCGATAATTTAAACAGGCTCACCAGCAAGGCGGTTTACCTGTTGTGCTGGCTGAAAAGGTATCTGCCGTTTTTATTTTCCAATTGGAAGATGCCGGAGATCGGATGTTTTATCCATATGGGCGGGTGCCAGAATGAAAATGAAGCGTTGTTTCTCAGGTTTTTAGCAAGGCTGCCGGTCGATGTGGTGATCCTTTGTCCGAACCGGAATATACCATGCCAGCTTACGGATCCGCTGTTGTATGAACTGAATTATGAGGAAAGCCTTACCATGGACAGGTACCCGGAGGAGAGTTCCCAGGTCAAAATGGGAACGGTTGCCTACCATGCGGAGAGGGAACTGGATACGTTAATGTATCAGGATACCGGCATGTACCGGAACATGCAGTATGGAAAGGCGAACATTATCAGTCTGCAGACCATGTACGAGGAGATTAAGATCCTGTGGGATCAGGAATTAAAATACCGGCCGGATTTCAGCGTGGTCGATGGTGTCGTGAACATACCGGTCATTTTTGCAAAAGTTTCCGGAGTCAAAGACGGACATACCGCTGGCTACTGGACATCCGTAAAAGAACTGGTCACGGAAGATACAGTCGTGATAAAAAGAGCGCCTTATATAGAGCCGATGGCACCGAATCCGATGAAAATGTATGCTGCTGAATTTTTCAAAAATGGAAAACTGCAGCGGAATAAGATCAAGGCACATCCAAAATACCCGTACGGTATCTTGCGGGAAGATATTCAGGAGATGATACTTGATAAGATGCAGCTTCTGATCGATCAGAAACGGATCAAAGGAATCGGGGAAAATGGTATGGAATACACCGTGATTGCGCAGGTGTTAAATCTGCCGAAAGATATCGTAAGACTGATCCAGAAATTTGATCTTACCCAGAAAAATCCGAAACTGATTTATATCAATACATCGGAGACGGTCATTTCACTGGAAGACTCGATCCTGACAGTATTTTTGCATCTGATGGGATTTGATATTGTATTTTTTGTGCCGACGGGATATCAGAGTATTGAAAAATATTTTAACGGGCAGCTAATGGAAGAACACCAGATAGGGGAATATAAATATGATCTGCAAGTCCCTGACCTGAATAGTATTTCATTTAATAATACACGCCACACCTGGCGGGATAAATTTTTTAAGAGAGGTAATTAG
- a CDS encoding cation-translocating P-type ATPase: MSNINKEELMRGLSDSQVNKSKQDFGTNALAKKETESLWSMFIGAFDDIWIKVLCAALVMKIVISVIGVFVPALAGENDVVEIISIVLAIALATGFSTLSEYRNSSRSEALQEEYNKTYAKVMRNGKLVNILTSEIVKGDTILVQAGDKVPTDGVLFEGHIKVSQAALNGESRDENKTAADNLDEAESTDYASANKVFMGSVVTSGEGYMVATVIGDASELGKINKALTDDNEEDERKDTSSLKLEVVAAGIGKLGVSAAAIAGVLDVVLNLIRTDEPITVVYVLLLVAEAVMLMASIVIMAVPEGLPMMNSLVQSMNTESMYKKNILVSHKAAFSDSAYMNVLFSDKTGTITQGNLSLVEFITGDGKIAENIPNQEFIEAITLNNLAKVSEGKPIGSNNMDRALLGYALEHGYDDSKNDPDKVADISGFDSEKKCATVTLKNGLVYWKGATENIIDKVTHYMLPSGEEKEFTAADKKAVEDQMLAQAKRTMKLLSVAKIADGKTVLMAVLCLRDNVRTDAVETVEILNNAGIQVVMVTGDAEETAVAIAKEAGILKDEQNDVVLTHEELEQMSDEELKKKLPNLRVVSRAKPLDKKRLVSISQQLDNVCGMTGDGVNDAPALKQADIGFAMGDGTAVAQEAGDVVILNNSLTSIKDCVLNSRTMSKSVGKFLIFQLTVNISTLLMNIIAPILGWTEPFSIVQILWINLIMDTLAAMAFGGEPILDRYMNEKPALRKDNILTTYIKSAIGTSSVFITLGSILILENIGGITDFVTPAGCADPELYEKTFMFAFFIYSIIFNSLNTRSERFNVFEHIEENKNFIIVMGVIFILQTIIIEIGGQVFSTTTLNAKALFVSMLLAVLIIPVDMVRKAIVSKK; the protein is encoded by the coding sequence ATGAGTAACATAAATAAAGAAGAGCTTATGAGAGGTCTGTCAGACTCACAAGTAAACAAGAGCAAACAGGATTTTGGAACAAACGCTCTTGCAAAAAAAGAGACAGAATCACTGTGGTCGATGTTCATCGGAGCATTTGATGACATTTGGATCAAAGTATTATGTGCAGCACTGGTCATGAAAATCGTCATTTCTGTTATCGGTGTGTTTGTACCGGCATTAGCAGGAGAAAACGATGTTGTTGAGATTATAAGTATTGTTTTAGCAATCGCACTGGCAACCGGATTCAGTACATTATCCGAGTACCGCAACAGTTCCAGAAGTGAGGCATTACAGGAAGAATACAACAAGACTTATGCAAAAGTCATGAGAAATGGAAAACTGGTCAATATCCTTACCAGTGAGATTGTAAAAGGTGATACGATCCTCGTTCAGGCTGGTGATAAGGTGCCGACCGACGGTGTGTTATTTGAAGGACACATCAAAGTTTCACAGGCTGCATTAAACGGTGAGTCAAGAGATGAGAATAAAACGGCTGCTGATAATCTTGATGAAGCGGAATCTACAGATTATGCATCTGCAAACAAAGTATTTATGGGATCAGTAGTGACCTCCGGTGAAGGGTATATGGTTGCAACCGTCATCGGTGATGCATCCGAGCTTGGAAAGATCAACAAGGCTCTGACGGATGATAATGAAGAGGACGAGAGAAAAGATACTTCAAGCCTGAAACTGGAAGTGGTAGCTGCCGGTATCGGTAAACTTGGTGTGTCCGCGGCTGCCATTGCAGGCGTATTAGATGTTGTACTGAACCTGATCCGTACGGATGAACCAATCACAGTTGTTTATGTTCTGCTTTTGGTTGCAGAGGCAGTTATGTTGATGGCATCTATCGTTATCATGGCAGTGCCGGAAGGTCTTCCGATGATGAACAGTCTGGTGCAGTCCATGAACACAGAGTCCATGTACAAGAAAAATATTCTTGTCAGCCACAAGGCAGCATTTTCCGATTCTGCGTATATGAATGTTTTATTCAGTGATAAAACAGGAACGATCACACAGGGTAACTTATCTTTGGTAGAATTTATCACCGGTGACGGTAAGATCGCAGAGAACATTCCGAATCAGGAATTTATCGAGGCAATTACATTAAACAACCTTGCAAAAGTATCCGAAGGAAAGCCAATCGGAAGTAATAACATGGACAGGGCTCTTTTGGGATATGCCCTAGAGCATGGTTATGATGATTCGAAAAACGATCCGGATAAAGTCGCTGACATCAGCGGATTTGATTCGGAAAAGAAATGCGCTACCGTTACATTGAAAAACGGACTGGTTTACTGGAAAGGTGCAACCGAAAACATCATTGATAAAGTAACACATTATATGCTTCCATCCGGTGAAGAAAAAGAATTTACTGCAGCAGATAAAAAAGCTGTGGAAGATCAGATGCTCGCCCAGGCAAAGAGAACGATGAAATTGCTTTCTGTTGCCAAAATCGCAGATGGAAAAACAGTTCTGATGGCAGTGCTCTGCTTAAGAGATAACGTAAGAACCGATGCGGTTGAGACCGTTGAGATTTTAAACAATGCCGGTATCCAGGTTGTCATGGTAACCGGTGATGCGGAGGAAACAGCAGTTGCCATCGCAAAGGAAGCTGGTATCTTAAAAGACGAGCAGAACGATGTTGTTCTCACACATGAAGAGTTAGAGCAGATGTCAGATGAAGAGTTAAAGAAAAAACTTCCGAATCTCCGCGTGGTGAGCAGGGCAAAACCGCTTGATAAAAAGAGACTTGTTTCTATTTCACAGCAGCTTGATAATGTCTGCGGTATGACCGGAGACGGTGTTAATGATGCACCGGCATTAAAACAGGCAGATATCGGATTTGCCATGGGAGACGGTACAGCAGTTGCCCAGGAGGCAGGTGACGTTGTCATCTTAAATAACAGTTTGACTTCCATTAAGGACTGCGTATTGAACAGTAGAACAATGTCAAAATCAGTTGGTAAATTCTTAATCTTCCAGCTGACCGTCAATATCAGTACCCTGTTGATGAACATTATTGCGCCGATCCTGGGATGGACCGAGCCATTCTCCATTGTCCAGATTTTATGGATCAATCTGATCATGGATACTTTGGCAGCCATGGCATTTGGCGGAGAGCCGATTCTCGACCGATACATGAATGAAAAACCGGCACTCAGAAAAGATAACATTTTAACAACTTATATTAAATCTGCAATCGGAACAAGCTCTGTATTTATCACACTTGGCTCCATCCTGATCCTGGAAAACATTGGTGGGATTACAGATTTTGTAACACCGGCAGGCTGCGCGGATCCGGAATTATATGAAAAAACATTTATGTTTGCTTTTTTCATTTATTCAATCATTTTTAACAGCTTAAATACCAGATCTGAGAGATTTAATGTATTTGAACACATTGAAGAGAACAAGAATTTTATCATTGTTATGGGTGTGATCTTTATACTTCAGACCATCATCATTGAGATTGGTGGTCAGGTATTCAGCACAACGACATTGAATGCAAAAGCATTATTTGTTTCCATGCTGTTAGCAGTGCTCATTATCCCGGTTGATATGGTAAGAAAAGCCATTGTTTCGAAAAAATGA